One Polypterus senegalus isolate Bchr_013 chromosome 10, ASM1683550v1, whole genome shotgun sequence DNA segment encodes these proteins:
- the LOC120536819 gene encoding interferon-inducible GTPase 5-like, translating into MGNTISTYYGFFKEDEVKQLASLYNKGGFEAVVSRIKEKNEALENETLKIAVTGESGVGKSALINAMRGLSDGDPGAAEEGSTEQTMKVTDYQHPQLPTVCFYDLPGVGTTTFSSKTYVKKLELDKYDVFIVVLGVRVMENDVFLARQIHEMGKKIYFLRSKIDIEIDNLEKKNRQQDREKELDKIRQYCIKKLEENKFPSQEVFLVSSYRMSDFDFSRFCNVVESDLSENKRHVFKLSLPNFSTEVIEMKKASLHGKILAAAAASFVAGASPIPGTSLLCDIGILVTAFMYIRSSFGLDDESLQRLAWKVGKPVEVLKAEVKNPFIFDISAASVLKLITTSVAGAIMIAEEAFHLIPIVGSVVGAPLSFLSTYCILRNSLDEFGKSAVRVIIKATEK; encoded by the coding sequence ATGGGCAATACAATATCTACTTACTACGGCTTTTTTAAAGAGGATGAGGTAAAACAACTTGCTTCACTTTACAATAAAGGGGGCTTTGAAGCAGTTGTTTccagaattaaagaaaagaatgaagcTCTAGAAAATGAAACACTGAAAATTGCAGTTACTGGAGAGTCTGGCGTGGGCAAATCTGCCTTAATCAATGCCATGAGGGGTCTGAGTGATGGTGACCCTGGTGCAGCTGAAGAGGGCTCTACAGAGCAAACTATGAAGGTCACAGATTATCAACACCCACAACTGCCAACTGTCTGTTTTTATGACCTCCCAGGTGTTGGCACTACAACATTTTCAAGTAAAACATATGTCAAAAAACTTGAACTTGACAAATACGATGTTTTCATTGTTGTTCTGGGAGTGAGGGTCATGGAAAATGATGTTTTTCTTGCCAGACAAATACATGAAATGGGAAAGAAGATTTACTTCCTACGCAGCAAAATAGACATTGAAATTGATAATCTAGAAAAAAAGAACCGACAACAAGACAGGGAGAAAGAACTCGACAAAATCAGACAGTACTGCATCAAAAAGCTGGAGGAGAACAAGTTTCCTTCACAAGAAGTCTTCCTGGTGTCCAGTTACCGTATGAGTGATTTTGATTTTTCCAGATTTTGTAACGTGGTGGAATCCGATCTGAGTGAGAACAAGAGGCATGTATTTAAACTCTCCCTTCCCAATTTCAGCACTGAAGTCATTGAAATGAAAAAGGCCAGTCTACATGGAAAAATTCTGGCAGCTGCTGCGGCTTCGTTTGTAGCAGGTGCATCTCCTATTCCCGGAACGTCCTTACTTTGTGATATCGGCATTTTAGTAACAGCATTTATGTATATACGAAGCAGCTTTGGTCTGGATGATGAATCACTTCAGAGACTCGCATGGAAAGTTGGGAAACCCGTGGAAGTCCTCAAAGCAGAAGTCAAGAATCCGTTTATCTTTGATATTAGCGCAGCCTCAGTTTTAAAACTGATCACCACTTCAGTTGCTGGTGCTATTATGATTGCTGAAGAAGCATTTCACTTAATCCCAATTGTTGGATCGGTTGTTGGGGCGCCTTTGTCATTTCTATCTACCTACTGCATCCTGAGAAATTCACTTGATGAATTTGGAAAGTCAGCAGTGAGGGTGATTATAAAGGCCACAGAGAAGTAA